Part of the Streptomyces sp. NBC_01460 genome, ACGCATGGGAGATGATCAGCTCCCTGGTGGCCCAGCTGAAGGTCGACGGCGGACAGTTCGCCGACAACCAGACGCCCCCGCCGGACGAGCAGGCACGTGGTCAGCTGCTGCGCGCGCTCGCGAGTGATGCGATACGCGGCGCGCTGCAGCGGCACTTCGGAGTGCGTCTGGCATTCCAGAACTGCCACCGCCTCGCGGTGTTCCCGCTGGACGCCTCGGTCGACGAGCGACTGGCCCGCTTCACCTCGGTGAGAGGCCAGTTGCTCAACCAGTCGCCCGAACTCCGGGACTGCTGAACGCTTCTGCTGCCGCTCCGGGCCGCGGGAGGTGCAACTGGCTCCGGGGCGGCAGCCCCCGCACCACCAGGACCACCGGCGTGAAGGGCTCACTCCAGCAACGGCAACACTTCCGTGCCCAGCCGCTGCACGTTCGTCTCGGTCGCCGCGAGATCGCCCGACCCCTCGACCATGAGGGCGAAGCGGGTGATGCCCGTGCGCTCCGCCGTGGCCGCCAGGCGGTCGGCGGCGAACCGGGGCGGCCCCACCGGATGCAGGCCGCAGAGGAACTCCGTGTACGCCACGGGGTCGCGCATCACCCGGTGCCGGCCGTCGACCGTCACATGGGCGCCCAGCCCCTGCCGCAGCCATCCCGGCATCGCCTTCACGAGCGTCTCCACGGCGTCGGCGGGGCTGTCCGCGATCTGGGTCACCCCCGCGGACACATGTGCTACCCGCTCCACGACCTCCGCCGGCTGGCCGGCCTCGCGGGCGGCCGAGCGCCACAGAGCGACCATGTCGGCCTTCTCCTCGTCGCCGCAGTGCATCCCGAGGAGCATCGGCAAACCCTTTCCAGCGGCGAGTTCCACGCTTTTCGGCGAGGTGCACGCGACGATCACCTCGGGGCCCGGCGGACCGTCCCCGAGGAGCTCGTCGGCCCGGGGCACGACGGCCACCTCACGGAAGCCGAAGCGCTCACCGCGCCCGGCCACCCGGGGCTTGCCGAGCCAGTCGAGCAGGAGGTCCAGCGACTCGGGGAAACCCTTCTCGTACGCCTCGAGCCCCGCGCCGAACACCTCCAGATCGACCCAGGGGCCGCCGCGCCCCACCCCGAGGGTGAAGCGGCCGCCGCTGGTCAGGTGCAGCAGCGCGGCCTGCTCGCCGAGCATCACCGGGTGCTGGCTCGGCAGCACGCTCACCGCCGTGCCCACCCGGATCCTGCGGGTGCGGCCGAGCAGCAGGGCGGCCAGGGTCGTGGCGGACGGGCACACCCCGTACGGCACGAAATGATGTTCCGCCAGCCAGACGGAATCGAGCCCGGACTCCTCCGCGACCTCCGCGGAGCGGACGGCCCGGTGCAGGGCCTCGCCCTGCCCCTGGCCCGGAAACTGTGCTGCCAGTACGAACGTTCCTACGCGCATCGCCTTCTGCCTCCTTACGGCCGACGCGGCTGTCCCCCACTGGCAACAACGTCTGACACGTGCCAAGGGCACGGTCCAGGGCGAAGTTGTTGCGATTTTCCGGTAACCCACCCGCCCCGCCGCTGCTCCCCTGTCACTCCCGACACCTGCCCGCAGCCGATGCCTCTAGGCTGGACGGGACGAACTGCCCGTACCGCCGCCCCGTGAGGTGTCCCGTGTCCCCGCGCCGCAACCGCCCCCGAGGCGGCGAGAGTCCTACCGGCAACGCACGCGACGCGGGGGAACGGTACGGCGGGGGCGGTGACACGGAGAGCTGGCAGGGCGAGGAGTGGTCCGTGCGCCCGGTGAGCGGCGCGAGCGCGGCGGGCAAGCGCTACCGCTGCCCCGGCTGCGACCAGGAGATCCCCTCCGGCGTCCCGCACCTCGTCGCCTGGCCCGAGTTCGGCGGGATCGACGACCGCAGGCACTGGCACAAGGCCTGCTGGAACGCGAAGGACCGCCGCACCACACGGGTGCAGCGGTCCAGGAACGCTCCGCGGTACTGAGTCAGACGTCGCGGCGGTCCAGCGACACGAGGGCGGCGGCCATGGCCACCGCCGTCACGCCGAGGATGATCCAGAGCGGTTCCCAGCCGGTCGGCCCCGACGTGGTCACCGACGCGTCGTACATCGCGCCGAGCTGGTTGGGGATGGAGTACTCGAAGAGAGCCTCCTGCACACCGGCGAGCGTCGGCGAGAACATGAACATCGCGAGGACCAGCGGGAGCAGCACCACCGCGATCATGATCGTGATGGCGCCCGCCGAGTGCCGGATGAGCGTGCCGAGCGCGAGCGAGAGCAGCCCGAGCGTCGCGACGTAGAGACCGACCCCCACCGTGGAGCGCACCCAGGTGGCCGCGTCGGCCGTGGCGCCGTCCAGCATGGCCGTCTGCAGGACACCGACGACCCCGGTGGTCACCGTGGTGATCGTGAAGGCGAGCAGGAAGAAGACGAGCGACTTCGCGACCAGCATCCGCGCCCGGCTCGGGCACGCCGTCAGCGTCGTACGGATCATCCCCGTGCCGTACTCGGACGCGATGGTCAGCACGCCGAGGGTCATCACACAGATCGAGCCGAGCAGCACGCCGAAGAAGCCGAGGCTGAGGACGGGGGTGCCGTCCAGGTCGGCGTCCGACACGCTCACGGCGAACGCGGTGAGCAGGCCGATGCCGATCAGCAGCACGATCATCACGCCCAGCGTCCACATGGTGGAGCGCACGGAGCGGATCTTCGTCCACTCCGAGGCGATCGCGTCACCGAGGCCGGGCGTGCGCACGGGGATCGGAGAGGCGTACAGGCCCGCCTGGCCGCCCCAGCCCTGCTGCGGCTGCTGGTACGGCGCCTGCGGGGCCTGGTGCGCCTGCGGGGGCGTCTGCGCGGGCGGCGGAGGCATCGTCATCGGGGGTCCTCGCTGGTCTTGCGCTCGGGCCGGTCCGCGGGAACGGCGGGTGCGGCGTACGGGTTCTGTCCCGGGGGCGGCGGGGCGTACCAGCTCTGCTGCGGGACCTCGGGCGGAGGCTGCGGGGTCCGACCGGGCTGCCCGTGGGCCGCCTCGTGGCCGGGGTGCCCGTAGCCGGGCGCCGGCAGCTGGAGCCCCGCCTTGGCGTCCACCGTCGACCGGTAGTCCACGGCGCCCTGCGTCATCCGCATGTACGCCTCCTCCAGGGACGCCTGGTGCGGCGAGAGCTCCCACAGCCGGACGTCCGCCCCGTGGGCCAGATCGCTGATCCGGGGCAGCCCGAGCCCCATGACGCGCAGGGCGCCGTCCGGCTCCGACACGACCCGGCCGCCCGCCTCCGTCAGCGAGGCCGTCAGCTTCTCCCGCAGCTCCGGGCCGTCCGACGAGACGCGCACCCGGGCGAAGTCGGCGGAGTTGGCCGAGATGAAGTCGGTGACGCTCATGTCGGAGAGCAGCTGCCCGCGGCCGATCACGATCAGGTGATCGGCGGTGAGCGCCATCTCGCTCATCAGGTGGCTGGAGACGAAGACCGTGCGCCCCTCGGAGGCCAGCTGCTTCATCAGGTTGCGGACCCAGAGGATCCCCTCGGGGTCCAGGCCGTTGACCGGCTCGTCGAAGAGCAGCACCTGCGGGTCGCCGAGCAGCGCCGCCGCGATGCCGAGCCGCTGGCCCATGCCGAGGGAGAAGCCCTTGGACCGCTTCTTCGCGACGTCCTGCAGCCCGACGACGCCGAGGACCTCGTCCACCCGTGCCGCGGGGATGCCGGCCAGCTGGGCCAGGCTCAGGAGGTGGTTGCGGGCGCTGCGACCGCCGTGCACGGCCTTGGCGTCGAGCAGTGCCCCCACCTGGCGCGGAGCGTTCGGGAGGCTGCGGAAGGCATGGCCGCCGATCGTGACGTGTCCCGACGTCGGCCGGTCCAGGCCGAGCATCATGCGCATGGTGGTGGACTTCCCCGACCCGTTGGGACCGAGGAACCCCGTGACGGCACCCGGCCGTACCTGGAAGGAAAGGTTGTGCACGGCCGTCTTCGCGCCGTAGCGCTTGGTCAGGCCGACTGCCTCGATCATTCTCCAGCCCCATCGACTTATCTGTCGTCGGGGCCCAGGCCTCAGCCGCACGCCCCCGTAAGAGTTAGGAGGATAACCAGCCGCCGGCGGTTCCGGCCAAGCCGTGACCCGGAGCGCCGGAGCGCCGGGCGCCGCTCAGGCGTCCCGCTTCTTCAGTACGAGGTAGCCGCCGGCCAGCGCCGCCACCACCCACAGGGCCATGATCCCGAGCCCCGCCCAGGGGCCGTAGGGCGCGGGGTCGCTGTTCAGGGCGTCCGGGACCACCTGCATGATCTTGGAGCCGGCCTGGTCGGGGAAGTACCGGGCCACGCTCTTCGCCCCGGGGACCGCCGAGAGGATCTGCGAGACGAGGAAGAAGAACGGCATCAGGATGCCGAGCGACAGCATGGAGCTGCGCAGCATCGTGGCCACGCCCATGGAGAAGACCGCGATCAGCCCCATGTAGACGCCGCCGCCGAAGACCGCGCGCAGCACGTTCTGCGCGCCGAGGTCGGTGCCGCGGTCGCCGAGCAGCGCCTGGCTGAGGAAGAAGGTCACGAAGCTGGTGGCGAGACCGACCACCAGGGCGAGGACGCCGGCCACGGCGATCTTGCTGAAGAGGAACGACCCGCGCTGCGGCACGGCCGCGAGCGAGGTGCGGATCATCCCGGAGCTGTACTCCGTGCCCACCACCAGGACACCGAAGACGACCATCGCCAGCTGTCCCAGGACCATTCCGGAGAAGCTCACGAACGTCGGGTCGAAGGTGGCCCGCTCGGCGTCGGAGAGATCGTCGAACTGGCTGTTCAGCAGGGCGCTGAGCGCTGCCCCCATGGCGACGGTGACGACGAACGCGCACACCAGCGTCCAAGTGGTCGACGAGACCGTACGGATCTTGGTCCACTCGGAATTCAGGACCGCGGGTACCGATGCCATCGCCGTCACGCCCCCTTCGTGCCGTCGTCGGCCGTGCGGCCGCCGGTCTGCTGCGGGCTCCACCCCTCGCCCCAGTGCGGACCCACCTGTGGTGGCGGGGCACCGTCGCGTTCGGAGTGGGCGTGGTACTCCACGGAGCCCGCTGTCATCTGCATGAAGGCCTCCTCCAGGGAGGCCCGCTGGGCGCTGAGCTCGTGCAGCACGATCCCGTGCCGGCCGGCGAGCTCACCGAGCCGCTCGGGGGCCTCACCGTCGATCTCCAGCGTGCCGTTGCCCGACTCGACCGCCACGACGCCCTCCGCGTGCAGCACGTCGCGCAGGCGCTCCTGCTCCGGCGAGCGCATCCGCACGAAACTGCGGGAGTTCTCCTGGATGAAATCGGCCATCGACGTGTCGGCGAGCAGCTTTCCTTGCCCGATGACGATCAAATGATCCGCGGTCAGGGCCATTTCGCTCATCAGATGGGAGGAGACGAAGATCGTCCGGCCTTCCGCGGCGAGGGTCTTCATCAGATTCCGGATCCAGTGGATTCCCTCCGGGTCCAGACCGTTGACGGGTTCGTCGAACATCAGGATCTCGGGGTCGCCCAGCAGCGCCGCGGCGATTCCCAGCCGCTGGCCCATACCGAGGGAGAAACCCTTGGACTTCTTCTTCGCCACCGCGCTCAGACCGACCGTGTCGAGCACGTGGGAGACCCGGCTCACCGGGATGCGGTTGCTCTGGGCGAGACACAGGAGGTTGTTGTACGCGCTGCGACCGCCGTGCATCGACTTGGCGTCGAGCAGCGCCCCGATGTGCTTGAGCGGCTCCTGGAGCTCGCGGTAGTGGCGGCCGTCGATGCGCACCGTGCCGCTGGTCGGGTTGTCGAGGTCGAGCATCATCCGCATGGTCGTGGACTTGCCCGCCCCGTTCGGGCCGAGGAACCCGGTCACCATCCCGGGCCTGACCCGGCATGACAGATGGTCGACGGCAACCTTGTTGCCGAAGCGTTTGGTGAGGCCGTCGAGCTCGATCATGCCGCTCACGCTAGAGCGGCCGCGCGCCCGGCGCCACCACAAAGGCGGAACCGGGCGCGTGAAGGGGCACTTCCGACGTACGTGCGGTCGGTCAGCGGGTCTGCTGGGCGGGGACCCCGCGGGTGGCGGAGTCGTCCTCGACCGGGGAGCCGGCGGCGGCGACCGCGGCACCCGTCAGCGTCGCCAGCATCTCGCGGACGTTGGTCAGCTGGGCGTTGATCGAGTCGCGGCGGTTGGTCAGCGCCGCCAGCTCGCGCTCCGATTCGCTGCGGATCCGGTCGGCCTTGGCGTTGGCGTCCGCCACGATGTCCTCGGCCTGGCGCTGAGCCGTCTCCACCGTCTGACGGGCACGGCGCTCGGCGTCCGTACGGAGCTTCTCGGCCTCCAGGCGGAGCTGCTCCGCGCGGTGCTCGATCTCGGCGAGACGCTTCTCGGCCTTCGCCTGACGGGACGCGAGGTCGCGCTCCGACTGCTCACGGCGCTTGGCGAGGTTCGTCTCGAAGTCCGCGGCGGCCTGGGCGGCCTTGGCGCGGGTCTCCTCGAAGAGGGCGTCGGCCTCCTCGCGCTTCTGCTGGGCGTCCTTCTGGGCGTCGGTGCGGAGCGTGCTCGCCTCGCCCTTGGCCTTCTCGACGATACGGACGCCCTCGTCCTCGGCCTTCGCCTTGCGATCCGCGGCGAACGTCTCCGCGTCGTTGCGCACCTGCTGGGCGGCCGACTCGGCCAGCTCGCGGTGCTGCTCGGCCGCGCGGCGGGCCTCCTCACGCAGGTCCTTCGCCTCCTCCTCGGCGAGACGGAGGATCTTCTCGACGCGGGCGCCGAGACCGGCGTACGACGGCTCGGCGTCGTTGACCTGGGCCTGGGCGTTCTGCGTCTCGAGGTGGAGTTCCTCGATGCGCTTTTCCAGAGAGGTGATACGGGCGAGAGCACTGTCACGGTCGGCGACGAGTTTGGTAATGCGGTCGTCCACCTGACCGCGGTCGTATCCACGTCGCACGAGCTCGAAGCCGAAGGGGGAGGAAGGGTCGCTCATGGGGTTCCTGTCGAATGAGACCGGTGAGGTGTTAGAGGGAATCCTAGGGGCCTGGGCGGCGTGTCAACGTGAAGATGCCGCTTTGGTATGGAGAATGACACCCCTTTTGAGTGGCTGACCCCCGGAGCACTTGCGGCCCGAAGGCTTGAATGTTCATGGCAAAGTTCACGAGCGGCTACCCGTCCGACGCCTTGCCACCCGACCGGGTACCCGCCGACGCGCCGGCCTTGACGCCCCCGGCGCCACCGCCAGACGCCTTGCCCGTCCCACCCGGAGCCTCGAAAGATTCCAACGCCTCGAGGACGTCCTGGACACGGGAGATCTCCGTATTGATGTCCTCGCGCCTGCGGACCAGCAGGTCCAGCTCCCGGCGTCCCTCGTCGACCGTCTGCTTGGCCTCGGCCTCCGCGTCGGCACGCAGCTTCTCGGCCACGCGGGTCAGTTCGGCCTTCTTGGTCTCGGCCTCCTTGAGGAGCGACTCGGCGCGCTTCACGGCGGCGATACGGACCTTGCTCGCCTCCGAGTTCGCGTCCGAGATGAGCTCCTTGGCCTTGGCCTCGGCCTCGTCCCGCTGTTCCGTCGCCGCCTTCATCAGCTTGTCGACGCGCTCGCCCGCCGTCTTCATCTGCTCGGAGGTCTCGCGCCGGGCGCGCTCGTGCAGTTCCTCGATCTCGCTCTCGATCCGGGTCCTGAGCTCCTCCGCCCGCTCCCGGGTGGCGGTGGCGTCCCGGCGGGCGCCGACGAGCAGCTCGTCCGCGTCCGTACGGGCCCGCTCCACCAGGGTGTTGCCCTCGACCGTGGCCTCCGAGGTGATGCGGACCGCCTCGTTGCGCGCGGCGCCGACCATCCTGTCGGCCTGCTCCTCGGCCTCGGTGGCGGCACGCAGCGCCTCCTCCTGGGCCTTCTCGACGAGCTGGTCGGCCTGTTCGGCGGCGTCGGTACGGCGCTTCGCCGCGGCCTCGCGCGCCTCGTCCAGCAGCCGGTCCGCCTCCTGGCGGGCCTCCGCGCGCACCTGCTCGGCCGCGGACTCGGCGTCGGCACGGAGCCGCTCCGACTCCTCGCGGGTGCGGGCGGCGTGCTCCTGGGCGGAACCGACGGTCTGCGCCGCCTCCGCGCGCAGCCGTTCCGCCTCGTCGGCCGCCTCGCCGACGAAGCGCTCCGACTGCTCGGTGGCCTCGGTGCGGACCCGCTCGCTCTCGGTCGTCGCCTCGGCCATGAGCCGGTCGGCCTGCGCCGCCGCCTCGGTACGGATCCGGTTGGCGTCCTCCCGGGCCTCGCCGCGGGCACGCGCGGCGTCCTGCTCCGCCGATGCCAGGGCGTCGGAGGCCTCCGTACGGACCCGCTGGCTGTACTCCGACGTGTCCGAGCGCAGCTTCTCCGACTCGGCGATGGCCTCGGAGACGGTCCGCTCGGCCAGGGTCTTGGCCGCTTCCGACTCCTCGTGCGCGACCTGGCGGGTCCGGTTGGCGTCCTCGGTGGCCCGCTCGCGCTCGGCGTAGGCGTCGGAGCGGACCCGGTCCGCCTCCTCCTGTGCCTCGGTCCTCGTCCGTTCCGCCGCGTGCTCGGCGGCGGAGCGCAGCCCGGTGATCTCCTCCTCGGCCTGCTCCTGCAGCCCGGCGACGGAGTCGCGCACCTGCTGGGCGGTCTGTTCGGCGGCCGAGACCAGCTCGGATGCCCGGCGCTCCGCCTCCTCGACCAGGCGCTGGGCCTCCGCCTGGGCCTCCTCGACCCGCTTGCGGGCGGAGGCGAGGAGCTCCTCGCTCTGCTCGCGGGCGCGCTCGCGCTCCTGCTCCGCCTCGGCGCGCGCGGAGTCGAGCGCCTCCTCGGCGGCACGGCGGCGGCGGTTGGCCTCCTCCTGGGCGGCGGCGAGGGCCTCGGCGGCCTCGGTGCCGACCCGCTCGGCGGCGGCCGCGGCCTCGGAACGCACCCGGTCGGCGTTCTCCTGAGCCTCGTTCTTCAGGCGCTCGGCCTCCGTGGCGGCCTCGCTCCGCAGCCGTACGGCGACGGACTCGCCCTCGGCACGGGACCGCGCGGCGTCGGCGGCGGCCTCGGTGCGCAGCCGCTCGGCCTCCGTCGTGGCCTGCTCCTGGAGCGTACGGACCCGCTCGGCCGCCTCCGCGCGCAGACGCTCGGACTCCTCGCTCGTCTCGCGGCGGATCCGCTCCGCCGCCGTACGCGCCTCGGTGAGCGCCTCCTCGGCCGCGGTGACCCGGGACTCGGCCTCGGTGTGCAGCCGGGTCAGCTCGTCGGCCGCCTCGGTCCTGCGGGCCTCGACCCCGCGCTCGGTCTCCTCACGCAGCTCCTCGGCCGCCTTCTCCGCGGCGGCGGTCAGGGCGGTGGCCTGCTCCTCGGCCTCGGCGCGCAGCTTCTCCGCCTCGGCGCGGCTGCGCTCCAGCGCTTCCTCTGCCTGCTTGCGCAGGGTGGCGGCGCGCTCGGCCGCTTCGGTCCTGACCCGCTCGCTCTCGGTGCCGGCGGAGGTCCGCAGCTCCTCGGCGTCGGACTTGGCCTCGGTGAGCAGCTCCTCGGCGGTGCGGGCGCCCTCCTCCAGCTGCTGGACGGCCTCGCGGCGGGCCTCGCCGCGGATCCGCTCGCCCTCGGCCACGGCCTCGGAGCGCAGCTGCTCGGCCTCGCCGCGGAGGCGGCGCGCCTCCTCCTGCAGCTCGACGGTCTTGGCCCGGTACTCCTTGGTGTCGTCCTTGGCCGCGCCCTTGAGCTGGTCGGCCTGCTCGGCGGCCTCGCCGCGCAGCCGGTCCGCCTCGGCCTCGGCCTCGCGGCGGATCCGGTCGGCCTCCTCACCGGCGGCCCTGGTCGTGGACCTGGCGTCGTCGGAGGCCTTGGTCAGCACCTCCTCGGCGCTGCGGGCCGCCTTCGCGAGCTGTGCCGCGGCGTCCTCGGCGGCCAGGGTGCGGGCCTTCTCCGCGGCCTCCGCGACGACGCGCTCGGCCTCGGCCCGGGCGTCGACGAGCGCCTGTTCGGCCTCTTCCTTGAGCGTCTCGGCCTGCTTGGTGGCCTCGCCGACCAGCCGGGCGATCTCGGACCTGGCCGTGCGCGTGCGCTGCTCGTTCTGCGACTCGGCGCCGGCCAGCCGCTTGACCGCGGCCTCCTTCGCCTCGGCGAGGACCTTCTCGGCCTCCAGCCGGGACTCGCGCAGCCGGG contains:
- a CDS encoding SCO5389 family protein: MSLDVSPALLEQAERGEVDEADFVDCVRTSLPYAWEMISSLVAQLKVDGGQFADNQTPPPDEQARGQLLRALASDAIRGALQRHFGVRLAFQNCHRLAVFPLDASVDERLARFTSVRGQLLNQSPELRDC
- a CDS encoding LLM class flavin-dependent oxidoreductase; translation: MRVGTFVLAAQFPGQGQGEALHRAVRSAEVAEESGLDSVWLAEHHFVPYGVCPSATTLAALLLGRTRRIRVGTAVSVLPSQHPVMLGEQAALLHLTSGGRFTLGVGRGGPWVDLEVFGAGLEAYEKGFPESLDLLLDWLGKPRVAGRGERFGFREVAVVPRADELLGDGPPGPEVIVACTSPKSVELAAGKGLPMLLGMHCGDEEKADMVALWRSAAREAGQPAEVVERVAHVSAGVTQIADSPADAVETLVKAMPGWLRQGLGAHVTVDGRHRVMRDPVAYTEFLCGLHPVGPPRFAADRLAATAERTGITRFALMVEGSGDLAATETNVQRLGTEVLPLLE
- a CDS encoding ATP/GTP-binding protein; this translates as MSPRRNRPRGGESPTGNARDAGERYGGGGDTESWQGEEWSVRPVSGASAAGKRYRCPGCDQEIPSGVPHLVAWPEFGGIDDRRHWHKACWNAKDRRTTRVQRSRNAPRY
- a CDS encoding ABC transporter permease subunit — its product is MTMPPPPAQTPPQAHQAPQAPYQQPQQGWGGQAGLYASPIPVRTPGLGDAIASEWTKIRSVRSTMWTLGVMIVLLIGIGLLTAFAVSVSDADLDGTPVLSLGFFGVLLGSICVMTLGVLTIASEYGTGMIRTTLTACPSRARMLVAKSLVFFLLAFTITTVTTGVVGVLQTAMLDGATADAATWVRSTVGVGLYVATLGLLSLALGTLIRHSAGAITIMIAVVLLPLVLAMFMFSPTLAGVQEALFEYSIPNQLGAMYDASVTTSGPTGWEPLWIILGVTAVAMAAALVSLDRRDV
- a CDS encoding ABC transporter ATP-binding protein, whose protein sequence is MIEAVGLTKRYGAKTAVHNLSFQVRPGAVTGFLGPNGSGKSTTMRMMLGLDRPTSGHVTIGGHAFRSLPNAPRQVGALLDAKAVHGGRSARNHLLSLAQLAGIPAARVDEVLGVVGLQDVAKKRSKGFSLGMGQRLGIAAALLGDPQVLLFDEPVNGLDPEGILWVRNLMKQLASEGRTVFVSSHLMSEMALTADHLIVIGRGQLLSDMSVTDFISANSADFARVRVSSDGPELREKLTASLTEAGGRVVSEPDGALRVMGLGLPRISDLAHGADVRLWELSPHQASLEEAYMRMTQGAVDYRSTVDAKAGLQLPAPGYGHPGHEAAHGQPGRTPQPPPEVPQQSWYAPPPPGQNPYAAPAVPADRPERKTSEDPR
- a CDS encoding ABC transporter permease subunit, with protein sequence MASVPAVLNSEWTKIRTVSSTTWTLVCAFVVTVAMGAALSALLNSQFDDLSDAERATFDPTFVSFSGMVLGQLAMVVFGVLVVGTEYSSGMIRTSLAAVPQRGSFLFSKIAVAGVLALVVGLATSFVTFFLSQALLGDRGTDLGAQNVLRAVFGGGVYMGLIAVFSMGVATMLRSSMLSLGILMPFFFLVSQILSAVPGAKSVARYFPDQAGSKIMQVVPDALNSDPAPYGPWAGLGIMALWVVAALAGGYLVLKKRDA
- a CDS encoding ATP-binding cassette domain-containing protein codes for the protein MIELDGLTKRFGNKVAVDHLSCRVRPGMVTGFLGPNGAGKSTTMRMMLDLDNPTSGTVRIDGRHYRELQEPLKHIGALLDAKSMHGGRSAYNNLLCLAQSNRIPVSRVSHVLDTVGLSAVAKKKSKGFSLGMGQRLGIAAALLGDPEILMFDEPVNGLDPEGIHWIRNLMKTLAAEGRTIFVSSHLMSEMALTADHLIVIGQGKLLADTSMADFIQENSRSFVRMRSPEQERLRDVLHAEGVVAVESGNGTLEIDGEAPERLGELAGRHGIVLHELSAQRASLEEAFMQMTAGSVEYHAHSERDGAPPPQVGPHWGEGWSPQQTGGRTADDGTKGA
- a CDS encoding cellulose-binding protein, giving the protein MSDPSSPFGFELVRRGYDRGQVDDRITKLVADRDSALARITSLEKRIEELHLETQNAQAQVNDAEPSYAGLGARVEKILRLAEEEAKDLREEARRAAEQHRELAESAAQQVRNDAETFAADRKAKAEDEGVRIVEKAKGEASTLRTDAQKDAQQKREEADALFEETRAKAAQAAADFETNLAKRREQSERDLASRQAKAEKRLAEIEHRAEQLRLEAEKLRTDAERRARQTVETAQRQAEDIVADANAKADRIRSESERELAALTNRRDSINAQLTNVREMLATLTGAAVAAAGSPVEDDSATRGVPAQQTR
- the scy gene encoding polarized growth protein Scy gives rise to the protein MRGYESQQSHRADDDHLSRFEAEMDRLKTDREKAVQHAEDLGYQVEVLRAKLHEARRNLATRPAHDSADIGYQAEQMLRNAQIQADQLRTDAERELREARAQTQRILQEHAEHQARLQAELHAEAVQRRQRLDQELAERRQTVESHVNENVAWAEQLRARTESQARRLLDESRTEAEQSLAAARAESARLADETRRRLNSETESARADAESTLLRARRDAERLLEAASTQAQEATAHAEQLRSTATAETDRTRQQTAELNRAAEQRMQEAETRLRESRLEAEKVLAEAKEAAVKRLAGAESQNEQRTRTARSEIARLVGEATKQAETLKEEAEQALVDARAEAERVVAEAAEKARTLAAEDAAAQLAKAARSAEEVLTKASDDARSTTRAAGEEADRIRREAEAEADRLRGEAAEQADQLKGAAKDDTKEYRAKTVELQEEARRLRGEAEQLRSEAVAEGERIRGEARREAVQQLEEGARTAEELLTEAKSDAEELRTSAGTESERVRTEAAERAATLRKQAEEALERSRAEAEKLRAEAEEQATALTAAAEKAAEELREETERGVEARRTEAADELTRLHTEAESRVTAAEEALTEARTAAERIRRETSEESERLRAEAAERVRTLQEQATTEAERLRTEAAADAARSRAEGESVAVRLRSEAATEAERLKNEAQENADRVRSEAAAAAERVGTEAAEALAAAQEEANRRRRAAEEALDSARAEAEQERERAREQSEELLASARKRVEEAQAEAQRLVEEAERRASELVSAAEQTAQQVRDSVAGLQEQAEEEITGLRSAAEHAAERTRTEAQEEADRVRSDAYAERERATEDANRTRQVAHEESEAAKTLAERTVSEAIAESEKLRSDTSEYSQRVRTEASDALASAEQDAARARGEAREDANRIRTEAAAQADRLMAEATTESERVRTEATEQSERFVGEAADEAERLRAEAAQTVGSAQEHAARTREESERLRADAESAAEQVRAEARQEADRLLDEAREAAAKRRTDAAEQADQLVEKAQEEALRAATEAEEQADRMVGAARNEAVRITSEATVEGNTLVERARTDADELLVGARRDATATRERAEELRTRIESEIEELHERARRETSEQMKTAGERVDKLMKAATEQRDEAEAKAKELISDANSEASKVRIAAVKRAESLLKEAETKKAELTRVAEKLRADAEAEAKQTVDEGRRELDLLVRRREDINTEISRVQDVLEALESFEAPGGTGKASGGGAGGVKAGASAGTRSGGKASDG